The nucleotide sequence GCCAGCACGCCCCGACAGAGATGATTGAGGTCTAGTTTGCGGGGATGAATATGCAAGGTTGAGCTACTGCCACGGGCGGCCAAGAGTAAATCTGTGATCATGTGCTCAATCACAGTGGTCTGATAGCGGGCATGGTGAAGCAGTCGATCCAGGGTGGCGGGTTCCATTTCGCTAGTAACGGTTTCTGACTCTGGATGCCAATAATTATCTAAGGTTTCTAGGGCTAAACTGACCGCAGTTAAGGGATTCCGCAATTCATGGGCCAACAGACTAATAATCCGATCCTTAAACTTGAGGTGATCCCGGAGGCTTTCAATGTCCTGGGTGAGTTGGAAAATTTCATCGGCCATCCGCATAAATTCAGTGGTGTAGCTCAGGGACGCGGCCATCGCGCCTGTTTCCGCACTACCTCGATTGGCCTGGCTCTCTAGTTCCTGTTGCCAGCGGGGCCACCAATGATCGACTTTTTGGAGGAGTTTTTGCCCCGCTAGGGTTTGCCGGGGTTCTGGGCTAATTTTTACCAAGGCTGGAGTCGCAATTAACTTGAAATGCTCAACCAAGTAGGGATGCTCACAGACTGAGATCACCTTGAGGTCAAAGCCATAGGGGGAAGGCAAAGATTGGAGGTGGGCTTGAATTTCTTGCACCCGCTCCCTAATTCCTGGTCGTTGATCGACAAACAACAACAACTTAAGGGGAGATTCAGCCCCATCGACAGCAACAGAAAACAAGTCAGGCGAGGACAAAACTCTAACCTAAAGACGACTAGCTAAAGATGCCGAGGAGTAACAATCGCCTTAGCCATCATAATTGAGAACAGGGAACAATCAGCAAGGTTTGACATCACCTTCTCCCATCAGCCTGATTGCGAATATCAAAGGGAATCACTGTCAGAGGATGGGCTGAGTTTTTGGTTTGCAGTTAACTCAGTTTATCTCTGACCCGGCCCCTATCACAACGACCTGATACACCCCTTAACTCCAGGATAATCGGCGGGTCTATGCCTCTCCAGAAGCCAATGGGCCACTAGTCAGCAAATAAGTCAGTGATGTCTCCCTAGGCCTGGGCCGGCACATCCACAGGGGCAGCGGTTAAAGCGGCGGGAACGGGTTGACTGAGGGCGGCGGCTAGTTCTGGAGGTGGGGCTTGGCGGCTGGCGGCATTGAGATATTCCCCAGTTAAAATTGGGGCAACGGCTTTCATTTCGTGCTTAACCGTAAATAGACGTTGGGCCTGTTGGAAATTTCCCCGCTCGTTGAGATGCTCGTTGGCAATTTTTTTCCGCAGTTTGACAATAGCATCCATAATTGCCTCTGGGCGGGGAGGGCAACCGGGCAAATAGACATCTACGGGAATCAACTTATCAACGCCCCGCACGGCCGAGTAGGAATCCGAGCTAAACATCCCCCCAGTAATGGTGCAAGCTCCCATGGCAATCACATATTTGGGTTCAGGCATTTGGTCATAGAGGCGGACAAGGGCTGGGGCCATCTTCATGGTGATAGTACCAGAGGTAATGATCAGGTCAGCCTGGCGGGGACTGGATCGGGGAACTAAGCCAAAGCGGTCAAAGTCGAACCGAGAGCCAATCATGGCGGCAAATTCAATAAAACAGCAGGCTGTGCCATAGAGGAGGGGCCATAAACTGGAAAGCCTGGCCCAGTCATAAACATCATTTAAGGAGGTGAGGATGATATTCTCCCCTAACTCTTGGGGAACTTCCGGGCGAGAGATCGGATTCTGAATGGTTGGCACAGTGGTATTGGTCATGGGTGTTCACTCAGCTAAGGAAAGGGAGAGGCAGAAATGAAGTCAGAGGCTAATCACAGAATATAACGTTACAGAGACTGTTCTAAGACGAGAGACCGGGTATGACGATTACCGATATGCCGAGGAGGGGCCATACCACCAACTCAATTCTAGAACGACCCTGAAACAGCCTTAAACGAGCTGGTGCTATCCAGTGAAGTCATTCTCGGCCGAGATCATCTCTAGGGGCTGGTCTCTTCAAGGGGGATGGGGACAATTCTCTGACATCTACAAAGATGACCGTTTCCCAGGCCTGGAATCGTTTGCCCAGAGTCATAGTAACAAATCTATTTGACCTAGCTTCATGTTTGAGATTGATAAATCTTTGGCCTGGGTTTAGGGGGACTTATGGCCAGACTCAATGGGGGTAGATTATGGTAAAAACTACTATAATTAAAAACAGTTAACGTTACCCACCCCAACTCCTGTGTTTGCAACCCTTGCTCCCCCCAGGCCAACCCTCGATGCCCATGCCTTAGTTGCGGCGATCCAGGCCCTTAAGACAGATCTCAATGCGGTGATTTTGGCCCACTACTACCAGGAGCCAGGGATTCAGGATGTGGCGGATTACATCGGGGATTCCTTGGGGTTATCCCAACAGGCGGCCCAAACCTCAGCCCAGGTGATTGTCTTTGCTGGGGTACACTTCATGGCTGAGACGGCCAAAATTTTGAATCCGGATAAACAGGTGTTACTTCCCGATTTAGCGGCCGGTTGTTCTCTGGCGGATAGTTGTCCGGCGGCAGAATTTGCGGCGTTTAAGGCAGCCCACCCAAACCACTTGGTCATTTCCTATATCAATTGCACCGCAGAGGTTAAAGCCCTCAGTGATATTATCTGCACCAGTGCCAACGCCGTCAAAATCCTCCAGCAGATTCCCGCAGAGCAACCGATTATTTTTGCCCCTGACCGTAACTTAGGCCGCTATGTCATGGCGCAAACTGGGCGGGAGTTGCTGCTTTGGGATGGCAGTTGTATTGTCCATGAAACTTTTTCCGAAAAGCGGATCATTGAACTGGGGCTGGACTATCCCGATGCCAAGCTCATTGCCCACCCGGAATGTGAACCCGCCATTCTGCGCCATGCTGACTATATTGGTTCGACAACAGCCTTGCTGAAGTATACCCAAACCAGCCCGGAACAAACCTTTATTGTCGCCACTGAGCCGGGGATTATTCATCAAATGCAGCGGGCTAATCCTGAAAAAACCTATATTCCCGCCCCCTCGATGAGTAATTGCAACTGTAATGAGTGTCCCTATATGCGGCTGAATACCCTGGAAAAACTCTATTCCTGTATGGTGAATCAGTCCCCAGAAGTTACCGTTCCCCCAGACATTGCCGCGGCGGCCCGCAAACCCATTCAGCGTATGTTAGAACTGAGTCGCACTTGATGCCTGGGATCTAAACGTTTGTGGCCATAACATCTCGAGATCGGTTAAATCAACTTGACCTGTTGCAATTGGAGAGGTGGGCAGAATCCGTTCAAGGGAAAAAACTTTCCGGAAAAATACTCGAACGCTTACCCAGTGATCCCCAAGAAGCCACTATTGCCATTGCCAGCCTCGATGATCATCGCTTGGCCTGGGGCAGTACTGGGGCAACCTTTCCGCTGATGAGTGTGGTCAAGCCATTTTTATTACTCTACTTACTGGAGACTTTGGGGGCTGAGGTCGTTTTTCAGAAAGTCGGGATACAACCTTCCGCCCGGCCCTATAACTCGGTCGTGGAATTGGAAATTGATCAGGGCTGGCCCCGCAATCCAATGATTAACAGTGGGGCCATCTGTCTGGCGAGTTTATTGCCAGGGGAATCCGCAACCGCGAAATGTGACGCGTTAAGGCATTGGCTGAATCACGTTTCGGGGGCCCAACTCGTCCTTGATCAGCAGGTTTTAGCCCAAGTCAATGCCCATCCCAACTGGCAAAATCGGGGAATTACTCACCTGTTAAATTTGGCGGGTCATTTTGAGCATCCCCAGTTAGTCTTGGATAGCTACAATCAAATTTGCTGTTTACGGACAACGGTAACCGATTTAGCGGCCCTTGGCCTGGTTCTGGCGGGAAAAAATCCCCAGATTGGCCCTAAATATCGGCAGTTAGTGAATGGGATTATGCTCACCTGCGGACTGTACGAAGACTCGGCCCAAATGATGGCCCACATTGGCCTACCCATGAAGTCAGGGGTGAGTGGAGCTATGGTTGCGATTATTCCCCAGGCCGGTGCCATAGCTGTGTATAGTCCTCTCTTGGATGAGACGGGTAATTCTGTCTGGAGCTTGGCCCTATTGGAAGAAATCTCACAGAGCTTGGAGTTGAGCATTTTAAGCTAACTTCCCCGATGATGTTCTCGTTAGGGTATGGATTCGAGAAGCCTATTTTTCTCTCTCAGAAATTCACCAATCAAATAAAGAGAACCCGTTAAAACGAGGGGCTGGGGTGGGGGGGCTGGGGTAAGGGTGGCCTGGAGGGCGGTGGCTAAATCAGGATGGGTCATTACCACGGGCAAATCATGGCCAATTCTCTCAGCGAGGGTCTTTAACTCCAGTGGGTTGAAGGCATCATGGCCTGGGATGGGAACGAGATGGAGATGATCCTGGGGGCGTAAGAGGGCGGTGAGAAGGGCCTGGGCATCTTTGCTGGCGAGAATTCCTATCATCCAGGTGACGGGAGCAAGGCCCTGTTGATCTAAATATTGCCGGAGTAGGTGGGCGGCTGGTTCGTTGTGGGCCCCGTCTAAGAGGATTCGTTGTCCCCGCCAGGCCAGCCATTGTAACCGCCCCGGCCAGCGAGTTTTAGCCATTCCCGTGGTGACGGCCTGGCCAGAAATCTGCCAACCTTGAGACTTTAAGCAGTCAATCGTGGCTAGGGCCAAGGCCGCATTCACCAGTTGCACATCACCCGCTAAGGGGAGGGGAAACCGATAGTCGCGCCACATTCCCCAGGCCTGTTGCGTAAAGATCCCACTCAGATATTCGGCTGGTGCGGGGCTGAAGATCGGACAATGGAGGGCCTGGGCGCGTTCGAGGATGACAGTTTGGGCCGTAGTCGGCATGGGGCCAATAATGGCAGGGCGGTGGGGCTTAAGAATGCCAGCTTTTTCTGTTGCAATTTCCGCCAAGGTATTGCCTAAACGCTGCCAATGATCCCGACCAATTGAAGTAATGACAGTCACAAGGGGCAAATCACACACATTGGTCGCATCTAACCGCCCCCCCAGGCCCACCTCAATGACGGCAATATCTACCTTTTGACGGGCAAAATACAGCCAGGCCACAGCCGTAATGATTTCAAACTGGGTCGGACTTTCCTCTAAGGCAGTGGTAGCAGCAATCACATCCTTCAAGAGCGTGACCAAGTCATCGGAAGCAATGGCCACTTGATTCAGGGTGATCCGTTCTGTCCAATCCACCAAATGGGGGGAGGTATAACAACCCACACAATACCCGGCTGCGGTCAAAATAGCGGATAGATAGGCACAAACCGACCCCTTGCCATTCGTACCTGCAACATGAATGATCGGCACATGGGCCTGGGGATTGCCAAGTTCCTTGAGGAAGACCTGGATGGTTTCTAACCCCAAGCGCACCCCAAACCGCCCATAGTTGCCCACCAATTGATCAACAGTTTTTTGGCTCACAAATATATCCGCACCTTGGGTGATTAATGTGATCGTAAGCTAGGATGCACAACCGATTAAGTCCCAACCCATTCATGGCCCCTATTTCCGAAACTGTTACTGCCGCCGATATCCTCCAGGCCAGTCATCGCCTCCAATCCATTGCCCACCGCACCCCGGTCATTACCTCCCAAACCGTTGATACCCTGACCCAAGCCCAGGTTTTCTTTAAGTGTGAAAATTTCCAACGGACAGGTTCCTTCAAATTCCGAGGAGCTTACAACGCCCTTTGCCAACTGACTGACAGCCAACAAGAACAGGGAGTTTTAACCTACTCATCCGGGAACCATGCTCAGGCCCTTGCCCTTGCCGGAAAACGCTTGGGAATCCCCACCACTATTGTCATGCCTACCGATGCTCCTGCTGTTAAATTAGCCGCAACTCAGCAATATGGAGCCGAAATTATTCCCTATGACCGCAACCAGACCAGCCGTGAAAGCCTTGGACAACAATTGGCTAGGGAACGCGACTTGACCATCATTCCGCCCTACGATCATCCCCATGTGATTGCGGGACAAGGAACCACGGCCCTAGAGCTTTTGCAATCCGTTGATGCCTTAGATGTTGTTTTAGTCTGTTGTGGGGGTGGCGGACTCCTGTCTG is from Synechococcus sp. PCC 6312 and encodes:
- the nadA gene encoding quinolinate synthase NadA, with translation MFATLAPPRPTLDAHALVAAIQALKTDLNAVILAHYYQEPGIQDVADYIGDSLGLSQQAAQTSAQVIVFAGVHFMAETAKILNPDKQVLLPDLAAGCSLADSCPAAEFAAFKAAHPNHLVISYINCTAEVKALSDIICTSANAVKILQQIPAEQPIIFAPDRNLGRYVMAQTGRELLLWDGSCIVHETFSEKRIIELGLDYPDAKLIAHPECEPAILRHADYIGSTTALLKYTQTSPEQTFIVATEPGIIHQMQRANPEKTYIPAPSMSNCNCNECPYMRLNTLEKLYSCMVNQSPEVTVPPDIAAAARKPIQRMLELSRT
- the ndhK gene encoding photosynthetic/respiratory NAD(P)H-quinone oxidoreductase subunit K, with product MTNTTVPTIQNPISRPEVPQELGENIILTSLNDVYDWARLSSLWPLLYGTACCFIEFAAMIGSRFDFDRFGLVPRSSPRQADLIITSGTITMKMAPALVRLYDQMPEPKYVIAMGACTITGGMFSSDSYSAVRGVDKLIPVDVYLPGCPPRPEAIMDAIVKLRKKIANEHLNERGNFQQAQRLFTVKHEMKAVAPILTGEYLNAASRQAPPPELAAALSQPVPAALTAAPVDVPAQA
- a CDS encoding histidine kinase yields the protein MSSPDLFSVAVDGAESPLKLLLFVDQRPGIRERVQEIQAHLQSLPSPYGFDLKVISVCEHPYLVEHFKLIATPALVKISPEPRQTLAGQKLLQKVDHWWPRWQQELESQANRGSAETGAMAASLSYTTEFMRMADEIFQLTQDIESLRDHLKFKDRIISLLAHELRNPLTAVSLALETLDNYWHPESETVTSEMEPATLDRLLHHARYQTTVIEHMITDLLLAARGSSSTLHIHPRKLDLNHLCRGVLADLRDSFIQKKQKITTDLPSDIPPVHADRDRVRQVLVNILDNAHKYTPEGGQIHLSALHRTTQKVQVSISDTGPGIPREQQEKVFEEQYRLHANPEVDGYGIGLSLCREIIRAHYGQIWVDSTGQGSNFQFTLPVYRG
- a CDS encoding folylpolyglutamate synthase/dihydrofolate synthase family protein is translated as MSQKTVDQLVGNYGRFGVRLGLETIQVFLKELGNPQAHVPIIHVAGTNGKGSVCAYLSAILTAAGYCVGCYTSPHLVDWTERITLNQVAIASDDLVTLLKDVIAATTALEESPTQFEIITAVAWLYFARQKVDIAVIEVGLGGRLDATNVCDLPLVTVITSIGRDHWQRLGNTLAEIATEKAGILKPHRPAIIGPMPTTAQTVILERAQALHCPIFSPAPAEYLSGIFTQQAWGMWRDYRFPLPLAGDVQLVNAALALATIDCLKSQGWQISGQAVTTGMAKTRWPGRLQWLAWRGQRILLDGAHNEPAAHLLRQYLDQQGLAPVTWMIGILASKDAQALLTALLRPQDHLHLVPIPGHDAFNPLELKTLAERIGHDLPVVMTHPDLATALQATLTPAPPPQPLVLTGSLYLIGEFLREKNRLLESIP
- a CDS encoding glutaminase, with the translated sequence MAITSRDRLNQLDLLQLERWAESVQGKKLSGKILERLPSDPQEATIAIASLDDHRLAWGSTGATFPLMSVVKPFLLLYLLETLGAEVVFQKVGIQPSARPYNSVVELEIDQGWPRNPMINSGAICLASLLPGESATAKCDALRHWLNHVSGAQLVLDQQVLAQVNAHPNWQNRGITHLLNLAGHFEHPQLVLDSYNQICCLRTTVTDLAALGLVLAGKNPQIGPKYRQLVNGIMLTCGLYEDSAQMMAHIGLPMKSGVSGAMVAIIPQAGAIAVYSPLLDETGNSVWSLALLEEISQSLELSILS
- a CDS encoding threo-3-hydroxy-L-aspartate ammonia-lyase; the encoded protein is MAPISETVTAADILQASHRLQSIAHRTPVITSQTVDTLTQAQVFFKCENFQRTGSFKFRGAYNALCQLTDSQQEQGVLTYSSGNHAQALALAGKRLGIPTTIVMPTDAPAVKLAATQQYGAEIIPYDRNQTSRESLGQQLARERDLTIIPPYDHPHVIAGQGTTALELLQSVDALDVVLVCCGGGGLLSGCALVLKEFVPSCRVIGVEPKLADDATRSFYGGQLQTVLNPPTIADGARTPSLGTYTFPIVLETVDQMLTVSEAAIVQACRFLGTYLKLVVEPTGALATAALLELATSGAWAGQRIGVILSGGNVDLSDWFGRNSLS